In Phlebotomus papatasi isolate M1 chromosome 1, Ppap_2.1, whole genome shotgun sequence, the following proteins share a genomic window:
- the LOC129797992 gene encoding serine/threonine-protein kinase Nek3: protein MSIKEIENYSYIRCLGNGTYGDVKLYRDIRTKQKVVIKTIKLLTNNLSIHDVAKEIMIMSKLDHPRVIRFLSCFEDSVGQKLNIVMEYASGGTLHGLIEQQKAEGVFFEQEVILRLFCELLMGIDYLHMRHVIHCDLKPENVLLDSSMRVKIGDFGISFVTSDPSKAVEASYFGTPIYMAPEVYTMRSYSSLSDVWALGVILYEMCTLKPPFGGTTIEQLTKDIHRGKFEPIPCKTLGYDMNFQVIVKLMIQPKLKDRCSLSGIIAHPFITKSFYETFFS from the exons ATGTCCATTAAAGAAATTGAGAACTATTCCTACATCCGGTGCCTCGGAAATGGGACTTATGG GGACGTGAAGCTCTATCGAGATATCCGGACGAAGCAGAAAGTTGTGATAAAGACCATAAAGCTCCTGACGAACAATTTATCTATCCATGACGTTGCCAAGGAGATCATGATCATGTCCAAATTGGACCATCCCCGAGTGATAAGATTCCTTTCGTGCTTCGAGGACAGCGTTGGCCAGAAGTTGAATATCGTGATGGAGTACGCCAGCGGAGGGACTCTGCATGGTCTGATCGAGCAGCAAAAGGCAGAGGGAGTGTTCTTCGAGCAGGAAGTTATCTTGAGACTATTCTGTGAATTGCTGATGGGGATCGATTATCTGCATATGCGGCATGTCATCCACTGCGATCTTAAGCCTGAAAATGTCCTTCTGGACAGCAGTATGAGAGTGAAAATTGGCGACTTTGGCATTTCCTTCGTGACCAGTGATCCTTCTAAAGCCGTCGAAGCTTCGTACTTCGGAACGCCAATCTATATGGCTCCGGAAGTTTACACCATGCGTTCATACAGCTCCCTAAGCGATGTCTGGGCACTGGGAGTGATCCTGTATGAGATGTGCACCCTCAAGCCGCCCTTTGGGGGCACCACAATTGAACAACTGACCAAGGACATTCACAGAGGGAAATTCGAGCCAATCCCGTGCAAAACTCTTGGCTACGATATGAATTTTCAGGTGATTGTGAAGTTGATGATCCAGCCAAAGCTTAAAGATCGCTGTTCATTGAGTGGAATCATTGCCCATCCTTTCATTACGAAATCCTTctacgaaacatttttttcttga
- the LOC129797996 gene encoding NADH dehydrogenase [ubiquinone] 1 beta subcomplex subunit 7 — translation MGNAVGLYLTKPDTTPDPTKDPSFDPNLGFPSGRKERVMVATVAEMESAKLSAEERDYCAHHLLNYRACRREEWPWVYRCHHEKHEYLTCEYEDYVLRMKEYERERRLLERQKRIQKKQGLEFS, via the exons ATGGGGAATGCTGTTGGACTGTATTTGACGAAGCCGGATACCACGCCGGATCCCACCAAGGATCCCAGTTTCGATCCAAATCTAGGATTCCCTTCCGGACGCAAGGAAAGAG TGATGGTGGCCACAGTGGCTGAGATGGAATCCGCCAAATTGAGCGCTGAGGAACGAGATTACTGTGCTCATCACTTGTTGAACTACCGTGCATGTCGTCGGGAGGAGTGGCCATGGGTTTACAGATGCCATCATGAGAAGCATGAGTATCTAACCTGCGAATACGAAGA CTATGTTTTGAGAATGAAGGAATATGAGCGTGAGAGAAGACTCCTGGAGCGTCAGAAGAGGATTCAGAAGAAGCAGGGTTTGGAATTCTCCTAG
- the LOC129797990 gene encoding uncharacterized protein LOC129797990, protein MESQRDSPSQESSQPRDVTENPENVQQNKRKLEEEDDGRKVKAGCQREDIPSDPPDVFDPGTKPSTSDSEPSDLAEILKQGVAMEKPINLAEILPTSSTLESPPILPFSDDSRSDLAKLTHDFDISEKLREMGEISVQPVSKSDTKRLSEVDKDEVSVEITKKGCDESEDKRKVTNLRKNIREVMDDNQLDASTLAAQREELERLARVQEQQKIIRAVQRQIDAEKQNSKMQSKVISLLQGHTSLLKSSAGQASVAGTSGGAVLMKVPSNDSKPRMANLTPSVSIAPVRGPLSSRRDTLDDEEEREMKINAQIEAEEAAEKEALQNARKEVVTIVDSSSEDDCIVLSDDDEEEEEADEDPHNSGLHVKDAYNVADDQGRVIINIGHPENEPDVFVAPQIARIIKPHQIGGVRFLYDNIIESLDRFETSTGFGCILAHSMGLGKTLQLVCFCDIFLRHTSSKTVLCIMPVNTLQNWIAEFNMWLPENVEKSPLTAHGEVRARNFKIHVLNDSHKSLSARSKVVLGWAKEGGVLMIGYEMFRLLSMKKMVKKRSKKAEKDPRVHQEQSDAHKQVLEEIYEALVKPGPDLVVCDEGHRIKNSHASISVALKQIKSKRRIVLTGYPLQNNLMEYWCMVDFVRPNYLGTKTEFANMFERPIQNGQCIDSTPNDIKLMRYRAHVLHSLLLGFVQRRSHMVLQCSLPQKEEYVLLVRMTKFQRKLYDVFMNEVVRTKAVPNPLKAFAVCCKIWNHPDVLYNFLKKREADLDLEIEVAEAAANGEVPVGKKGASPKKPRAKKSGNTTKTIDMDGKMKPAATILPTTNSTANSGMSSEKSINEESQQSSQSSETPSEVQKTEPNPSEVKNEPNKEDFKPPEGNFSVSSMVDSKQMINYPNYNQYPSSYNYNQYPNQDTKPLPSYPNVYANNQNVQSYYPNQSYGDNYNYNLNQNMPYDGNYWQQSNDYSYNSQQYGQTFGSYDNQYRDNRSYPIDQNQSQQQNSLNYNQYPYNPPSQDAQEPTSWPTKDPAESAEKAPNDDQSAAIVDMDTKEIKLEAKSIIPEVDEATSAEKDEDATKDCKDEAVEEAEKESVKSREDVIPYDWATELMKGYVADLLENSPKMQIFFCILEESLKLGDRILVFSQSLLTLNLIERFLQMTTLTGTDIKWAKNANYYRLDGSTSALDREKLINEFNSNPNIHLFLVSTRAGSLGINLVGANRVIVFDASWNPCHDTQAVCRVYRYGQKKPCFVYRLVMDNCLEKKIYDRQVNKQGMSDRVVDECNPDAHLSIKEVTSLCWDDEKDTDEKDFSDSKDKFIDLVMQKIIEGHSKMLSKEPFQHESLLVDRKEKKLSQAEKRLAQRGYELEKQASARPSYGYNSVGTQYRAIRTPDGSIVHRPVASVRPMQAVMNDPTCRQNMMNRQTRWIPAEVWQRQGMTAQEMTLPLDVVIPTSSSEKSNIVLKAGQKVMVLKSPKGIYMQLETGKIIAIRTAYKMNYGKEGKQDCEKKSLPMGQEMSDSETLALAGQNMPNAGEDDRVIDLDKDVGNGSESLDDFPGTKMQDINQFQREGSENNKSSSSEGNSGGFGGGKYLGPSIGNQGNFVDQGSATIRPAPNEAINQGGMNNNYAPYATLGQQKIDGKIKGNSSDGSEMDKNSDDVIMLSPDPAESDGGKRPVPGTFDSGPYANQGYHQYPPYQQHYNYGNHGQSQYYSHHQQMSHQPQNPYNAPGQMPPGNPSATQTSFPPPPNSQNPPIPPTITIDDDNDPPMRQKTVYKPNLIGRSKKPLNYGMTQQMPPQQNYPAPASNPQFPTKAGYRLKSPTVHHRMPPVQHQSQMSPYYKQPPTYRSSSTTFESYGNPTGDYQQSSLSCLERTTSAIDESKSMYKASLSNITNSAPLSPTNPQTPQLPIINPIGNPTKAKQPKPRNRRKANSKSPALPIVDGKPDSPARKVSTPKSPKGTNGPPEVTGNAQNQQHLLPGQYNPSHPPYYTTPLEPNSYQNQSAQQLNSRHKDSTPGHFGGHYRQSQTVPQTPVVEAANYPAPTTAPEVPMASSATFAPSTQSQQSNYAPYEAPPPSAYNAAPQAPVTGSAFHRPDNTPTFTNPPPAPPNHPDSGHLPPANYAGGQYQNSSYLPPQQNSSYTYNPPPGGYYHPPAPAATHSYPSSGDYDPSRYQPLPSALPPVPPPAPHDPQYPGNSYGNPPYNYPVYPAPAGQAPQTNSQWQ, encoded by the exons ATGGAGTCACAGAGAGATTCACCGAGTCAGGAGAGTAGCCAGCCCAGAGATGTGACAGAAAACCCCGAAAATGTGCAGCAGAATAAGAGGAAGTTGGAGGAGGAGGATGACGGACGAAAAGTCAAAGCAGGATGTCAGAGGGAAGATATCCCATCTGATCCTCCTGATGTCTTTGATCCAGGCACCAAACCCTCCACCTCAGACTCAGAGCCCTCGGATTTGGCGGAGATTCTGAAGCAGGGAGTGGCAATGGAGAAACCAATAAATCTCGCAGAAATCCTCCCAACTTCATCAACTCTCGAGTCTCCTCCAATCCTTCCCTTCTCCGATGACTCTCGCTCCGATCTGGCCAAGCTCACCCATGACTTTGACATCTCGGAAAAACTCCGGGAAATGGGCGAAATCTCAGTCCAGCCGGTGTCCAAGAGTGACACCAAGAGACTCTCCGAAGTGGACAAAGACGAAGTGTCCGTGGAGATAACAAAGAAGGGCTGCGATGAGTCTGAGGACAAGAGAAAGGTCACAAATCTCCGGAAGAATATCCGGGAGGTGATGGATGACAATCAGCTGGATGCTTCGACTCTGGCTGCCCAGCGCGAAGAGTTGGAGCGTCTGGCCAGGGTGCAGGAGCAACAGAAGATCATCCGGGCTGTTCAGAGGCAAATTGACGCTGAGAAGCAGAACAGCAAAATGCAGTCGAAAGTGATTTCACTgctgcaag GTCACACGTCGCTGCTGAAGTCTTCAGCTGGCCAGGCGAGTGTGGCTGGGACGAGTGGCGGAGCAGTTCTCATGAAGGTTCCCTCGAATGATTCCAAGCCGCGGATGGCTAATCTTACCCCATCGGTGAGTATTGCTCCAGTTCGTGGTCCTCTGTCCAGCAGAAGGGACACGCTTGATGATGAGGAGGAGCGTGAGATGAAGATAAATGCTCAGATTGAGGCTGAGGAGGCGGCTGAGAAGGAGGCTCTGCAGAATGCAAGGAAGGAAGTTGTGACGATTGTTGATAGTAGTTCTGAGGATGATTGCATTGTTCTGTCTGATGATGatgaggaggaggaggaggctGATGAGGATCCCCACAATAGTGGGTTGCACGTGAAGGATGCATACAATGTGGCTGATGATCAGGGTAGGGTGATTATCAATATAGGTCATCCGGAGAATGAACCGGATGTCTTTGTTGCACCCCAAATTGCCCGAATCATCAAGCCGCATCAGATTGGTGGAGTGAGATTTTTGTATGATAATATCATTGAGAGTTTGGATCGTTTTGAGACATCGACGGGTTTTGGGTGTATTCTGGCCCATTCGATGGGCCTGGGCAAGACACTGCAGCTAGTTTGTTTCTGTGATATATTTCTAAGGCACACGAGCTCCAAGACTGTGTTATGTATCATGCCGGTGAATACGCTGCAGAACTGGATAGCTGAATTCAATATGTGGCTGCCGGAGAATGTGGAGAAGAGTCCACTGACGGCCCATGGAGAGGTCCGTGCGAGGAATTTTAAGATTCATGTTCTTAATGATTCGCACAAGAGTCTCTCGGCTCGGTCCAAGGTGGTTCTTGGATGGGCGAAAGAGGGAGGTGTTTTGATGATTGGTTATGAGATGTTCAGGTTGCTGAGCATGAAGAAGATGGTGAAGAAGCGAAGTAAGAAGGCAGAGAAGGATCCGAGGGTGCATCAGGAGCAATCAGATGCTCACAAGCAAGTGCTTGAGGAGATCTATGAGGCTCTGGTGAAACCCGGACCGGATCTAGTAGTTTGCGATGAAGGGCATCGTATTAAGAATTCTCATGCGAGTATTTCTGTTGCATTGAAACAGATAAAGTCCAAGAGGAGGATTGTTCTCACGGGATATCCGCTGCAGAACAATCTGATGGAATACTGGTGCATGGTGGATTTTGTTAGGCCCAATTATCTAGGAACTAAGACAGAATTTGCCAATATGTTTGAACGTCCCATTCAGAATGGTCAGTGCATTGACTCTACGCCGAATGACATCAAATTGATGAGGTATAGAGCTCATGTGCTGCATTCTCTTTTACTGGGCTTTGTCCAGAGACGATCTCACATGGTGCTGCAATGCAGTCTGCCGCAGAAAGAGGAATACGTTCTGCTGGTCAGAATGACAAAATTCCAGAGGAAACTCTATGATGTCTTCATGAATGAGGTCGTTAGGACAAAAGCTGTTCCCAATCCGCTGAAAGCTTTTGCAGTTTGCTGCAAAATCTGGAATCATCCGGATGTTTTGtacaatttcctgaaaaaacgCGAAGCAGATCTCGATCTTGAGATAGAAGTAGCTGAAGCTGCTGCCAATGGAGAAGTTCCGGTCGGCAAGAAGGGTGCTTCGCCCAAGAAGCCTCGTGCTAAAAAATCCGGCAATACGACCAAAACAATTGATATGGATGGAAAAATGAAGCCTGCTGCCACCATTCTGCCAACAACAAATTCCACAGCGAATTCCGGAATGTCATCCGAAAAATCAATTAACGAAGAAAGTCAGCAGAGTTCACAATCATCCGAGACACCTTCGGAGGTTCAAAAAACCGAACCTAATCCATCAGAAGTGAAAAACGAGCCAAATAAGGAAGATTTCAAGCCTCCGGAAGGAAATTTCAGCGTTTCATCGATGGTCGATTCCAAGCAAATGATCAACTATCCCAATTACAATCAATATCCAAGCTCCTACAATTACAATCAATATCCCAATCAAGATACCAAGCCACTACCATCATATCCGAATGTCTACGCAAATAATCAAAATGTCCAGTCTTACTATCCCAATCAATCGTACGGAGACAATTACAATTACAATTTGAATCAGAATATGCCGTACGACGGGAATTATTGGCAACAATCTAATGACTACAGCTACAACAGTCAGCAATATGGCCAAACTTTTGGCAGTTACGACAATCAGTACAGAGACAATCGGTCCTATCCGATAGATCAGAATCAGAGTCAACAGCAAAATTCTCTCAATTACAATCAATATCCCTACAATCCTCCATCACAGGATGCACAAGAACCAACTTCCTGGCCAACAAAAGACCCCGCAGAATCTGCAGAAAAAGCTCCGAATGACGATCAATCAGCAGCAATCGTTGATATGGATACGAAAGAGATTAAGCTCGAGGCGAAATCAATTATCCCAGAAGTCGACGAAGCGACTTCAGCAGAAAAAGATGAAGACGCTACAAAAGATTGCAAGGATGAAGCAGTTGAGGAGGCTGAGAAAGAGAGTGTTAAGTCGAGAGAGGATGTGATACCCTATGATTGGGCCACGGAATTGATGAAGGGATATGTGGCGGATTTGTTGGAAAATTCACCAAAGATGCAGATTTTCTTCTGCATTCTCGAGGAGAGCCTAAAATTGGGCGATAGGATATTGGTATTTAGCCAGAGTCTCCTGACACTCAATCTCATCGAGAGGTTCCTGCAGATGACAACACTCACGGGAACAGACATCAAATGGGCAAAAAATGCCAACTACTACC GCCTGGATGGTTCAACGAGTGCCCTAGATCGGGAAAAACTAATCAACGAATTCAATTCCAATCCCAACATTCATCTCTTTCTCGTGTCAACACGAGCCGGTTCCCTGGGAATCAATCTCGTGGGAGCCAATCGTGTAATTGTTTTTGATGCCAGCTGGAATCCCTGCCATGACACTCAGGCTGTCTGCCGAGTGTACAGGTATGGGCAGAAGAAGCCTTGCTTTGTCTATCGACTTGTCATGGATAATTGTCTGGAGAAGAAGATTTATGATCGGCAAGTGAATAAGCAAGGAATGTCCGATCGTGTTGTGGACGAATGCAATCCCGATGCACATCTGTCGATTAAAGAAGTCACTAGTTTGTGCTGGGACGATGAAAAGGATACGGACGAGAAGGATTTCTCGGATTCAAAagacaaatttattgatttgGTGATGCAGAAAATTATCGAAGGACACTCGAAGATGCTGTCAAAGGAACCGTTTCAGCATGAGAGTTTGTTGGTGGACAGAAAAGAGAAGAAGCTGTCGCAGGCTGAGAAGAGATTGGCCCAGAGGGGATATGAGTTGGAGAAGCAGGCTTCAGCTAGACCAAGTTATGGATACAACAGCGTGGGAACTCAGTATCGTGCGATTAGGACACCCGATGGATCAATAGTTCATCGCCCTGTCGCTTCG GTTCGTCCTATGCAGGCGGTAATGAATGATCCCACGTGTCGTCAAAATATGATGAATCGCCAAACACGGTGGATACCGGCTGAAGTGTGGCAGAGGCAGGGAATGACGGCACAGGAAATGACGTTACCACTTGATGTTGTTATTCCCACGAGTTCCTCAGAAAAGTCAAATATTGTCTTAAAGGCTGGACAAAAGGTGATGGTACTGAAGTCACCAAAAGGTATTTATATGCAATTAGAGACTGGAAAGATTATTGCCATTAGGACGGCGTATAAGATGAATTATGGGAAGGAGGGTAAGCAGGATTGTGAGAAGAAGAGTTTGCCAATGGGTCAAGAAATGAGTGATAGTGAAACATTGGCACTTGCTGGACAAAATATGCCAAATGCAGGTGAAGATGATAGGGTTATTGATTTGGATAAAGATGTGGGAAATGGTAGTGAGAGTCTGGATGATTTCCCAGGGACAAAAATGCAGGATATCAATCAATTTCAGCGTGAAGgaagtgaaaataataagaGTTCTTCTTCTGAGGGAAATTCAGGTGGATTTGGTGGGGGAAAATATTTGGGGCCTAGTATTGGGAATCAGGGAAATTTTGTGGATCAAGGATCGGCAACAATACGTCCAGCACCTAATGAGGCAATCAATCAAGGGGGCATGAATAACAATTACGCACCGTACGCAACTCTCGGGCAGCAGAAGATTGATGGGAAAATTAAGGGGAATAGCAGTGATGGGAgtgaaatggataaaaattcCGATGATGTCATTATGCTATCACCTGATCCGGCAGAATCAGATGGTGGAAAACGTCCTGTTCCGGGGACATTTGACAGTGGTCCATATGCCAATCAGGGCTACCATCAATATCCACCGTATCAGCAACATTACAATTATGGGAATCATGGGCAATCACAGTATTACTCTCATCATCAACAAATGTCCCATCAACCGCAAAATCCCTACAATGCACCTGGGCAAATGCCTCCGGGCAATCCGTCGGCTACTCAGACATCCTTTCCACCGCCCCCAAATAGCCAGAATCCACCTATTCCACCCACAATCACCATTGATGATGACAATGATCCTCCAATGAGGCAGAAAACTGTCTATAAACCAAATCTCATCGGGAGAAGCAAGAAACCCCTCAATTACGGAATGACCCAACAAATGCCACCCCAGCAGAATTATCCTGCTCCAGCCTCAAATCCACAATTTCCGACAAAAGCCGGATATCGTCTAAAATCTCCCACAGTCCATCATCGTATGCCCCCGGTTCAGCATCAATCCCAAATGTCACCGTACTACAAACAACCACCAACTTACAGATCTAGCTCCACAACTTTCGAATCCTACGGAAATCCCACTGGGGACTACCAACAGAGTAGCCTGAGTTGCCTAGAACGTACGACATCGGCTATTGATGAGTCAAAGTCAATGTACAAGGCATCATTGTCAAATATCACCAATAGTGCTCCATTGAGTCCAACAAATCCCCAAACACCTCAATTACCCATTATTAATCCCATTGGCAATCCAACTAAGGCCAAACAGCCCAAGCCACGAAATCGCCGGAAAGCCAATAGCAAAAGTCCAGCATTGCCAATTGTCGATGGCAAGCCAGATTCACCGGCGAGGAAAGTTTCCACGCCAAAGTCGCCAAAAGGTACCAATGGACCGCCAGAAGTGACAGGGAATGCACAGAATCAGCAACATCTTCTGCCTGGGCAGTACAATCCCAGTCATCCTCCCTACTACACTACACCGCTTGAGCCCAATTCCTACCAGAATCAATCGGCGCAACAGCTAAATTCCAGGCACAAGGATTCAACTCCCGGACATTTTGGAG
- the LOC129797994 gene encoding probable U2 small nuclear ribonucleoprotein A', producing the protein MVKLTPELINVSMQFMNPCRDRELCLRGYKIPQIENLGATLDQFDVIDFSDNDLRKLDGFPHLQRLKCLLLNNNRIVRISENLHESLPNLESVILTGNGIQELGDLEPLTHLPKLETLCLLMNPVSTKPHYREYMAYRFPNLRLLDFRKIKQKDRKAANELFKSKKGKEIHKEITKRAKTFTPGAGLDKAKVPRVNNANVQAIREAIKNATSLQEVEKLTRMLQSGQIPEEVQNGNGTTQEEEPMEEN; encoded by the exons atggtaaaattaacaccaGAATTGATAAATGTGTCTATGCAGTTTATGAATCCCTGCAGAGACAGGGAACTCTGCCTCAGGG GCTACAAAATCCCTCAGATCGAAAATTTGGGAGCTACACTGGATCAATTCGATGTGATAGATTTCTCGGACAATGATCTACGCAAATTGGATGGATTCCCACATCTGCAGCGCCTGAAATGCCTGCTACTGAACAACAATCGGATTGT GAGGATCAGTGAGAACCTTCATGAGTCCCTGCCCAATCTGGAATCTGTTATACTCACTGGGAATGGCATCCAGGAACTTGGAGACCTTGAGCCCCTTACACACCTTCCGAAGCTGGAGACTCTCTGTTTATTGATGAATCCTGTGTCCACAAAGCCCCACTACAGGGAATACATGGCTTACAGATTTCCCAATTTGAGGCTACTGGACTTCCGGAAGATCAAGCAGAAGGACCGGAAGGCAGCTAATGAGCTGTTCAAGAGCAAGAAAGGcaaagaaattcacaaagaaatcACAAAACGGGCAAAGACTTTCACTCCCGGAGCTGGATTGGACAAGGCTAAAG TTCCGAGAGTCAACAATGCCAATGTTCAGGCCATCCGGGAAGCCATTAAGAATGCCACATCCCTGCAGGAAGTCGAAAAACTCACGCGAATGCTGCAATCTGGGCAGATCCCGGAGGAAGTTCAAAATGGAAATG GAACGACACAAGAAGAGGAGCCAATGGAGGAGAATTGA